One region of Esox lucius isolate fEsoLuc1 chromosome 17, fEsoLuc1.pri, whole genome shotgun sequence genomic DNA includes:
- the sdc4 gene encoding syndecan-4: MRKVFFLVLFLFALVYSESVRETETWMPMKTTRAVSHEELISSGDSSDSPNGSDFAFLDEGRNSFDNEDDEDDEDYDDFSGSGDEDVTTFTIRNSKTIIKGGINDNKIPDIEGPLRAKPTVNINDLVKKNEVSLNGILKPEDTGSNVLMAHAGEESFFNKSEVLVALIAGGAVGLILAVLLILLLIYRMKKKDEGSYDLGKKPIYKKAPTTEIYA; encoded by the exons GTGCGGGAAACAGAGACGTGGATGCCCATGAAGACCACACGGGCTGTTTCACATGAAGAACTCATTTCGTCTGGAGACTCCTCCGACTCACCCAATGGCTCCGACTTTGCGTTTCTTGACGAGGGTCGCAATTCATTTGACAATGAGGATGACGAAGACGATGAGGATTATGACGACTTCTCTGGCTCTGGAGATGAAGATG TGACAACTTTCACAATTAGAAACAGCAAAACCATAATTAAG GGTGGCATAAATGACAACAAGATTCCAGACATTGAAGGACCCCTGAGGGCCAAACCCACAGTGAATATAAATGATCTGGTCAAGAAGAATGAGGTTTCATTAAATGGTATTCTGAAACCTGAGGATACCGGGTCCAATGTACTGATGGCCCATGCAGGGGAGGAGAGCTTTTTTAACAAGTCAGAGGTCCTAGTAG CTCTGATTGCCGGTGGAGCAGTTGGGCTTATCTTGGCTGtcctcctcattctcctcctTATCTACCGGATGAAAAAGAAGGATGAAGGCAGCTATGACCTGGGAAAGAAGCCCATCTATAAGAAGGCTCCCACAACAGAGATCTATGCATAA